Genomic DNA from Xiphophorus couchianus chromosome 12, X_couchianus-1.0, whole genome shotgun sequence:
ttattttcatagacatttaaaacttatcaaaaatgtcaaagtattCATTGATGCAAAAGGAAATCAGCTTAATTAATTAGAAACTTCTTGAAAAGGCCATAATAACAGGAATCAAAGGTTTACAGTAAGTGAGAATCTTAATAAATTTCCCAGCATTCATTTGAAAAGGACCACAGAAAGTTAAACCGATTGGAGCCAAAGAGCTCCGGGTTTCACCGCTCTGCTCCAGACTGTCCCCTTCACAAAGTTACATTATTAAACCTTTTAAAGAGTACATACTATTTCcaggcataaaaaaataaactataactcttcaattttttttttttgctcaaaactGTTTTCAATCAAGTATTTTACAGTTTCAAATACACATAGTTTAAGATAATATAGTATCTCTGTAGCCCCTGACAATCTGTGCAAACAGCGGTCGGATATTGATAAATTAGCTAAACTGAAGCTCGCCTCTTCACCCATTCAGAACCAGGATGCTAAACATTCCCGGTCCAGAGCCGTTTCCAGTTGACAAACAGCTGCAACTTTCTGTAACTTCTGGGATGCCTCAACGTTTGGGAAACATGCCTTCTTCTACAAGGCAAGTGTGGACAGCAAATATGCTTGGCAAAAACAAGCATGAGAGATACAGTACATACAAGCTAAGACCCGGAAAAGAACGGCGCGACCAACAAGATGTGCAAATGTATTGATTGTGCGAACGACGATTTTAGGAAGGCTTTAGAAGGTCTGGTCGTCGGTGCAGGATTCCGTCCAGTGGCCGAAGACCTCGCAGGTGTCGCAGTATGGCCGCTCTTCACCCTTACTGCCGTGGTAGGTGGTGTGAGGAGGCGAGTCGGGCATCTGCTCCTGTAGCGGGCAGTCTTCCGTCTCGTGGAGATCGAAGCAGTCGCAAATGTCGCAGAACTTCCTCGGAGGAGGTTTCTTCTTTTCTGGCTGCTTGTCATAACTGCAGGAGGAAATAAAGGCACCTCTCTTGAGTTTCAGTCagagccaaaaataaatacagctgaTCTGCTTTGACTAGGACTTACTTATTATCCAATTCACTCGGACTATTCCCATTGAGGGCAGTAGCTGCCATTTTCTCCAGTTTGTCTTTGAGCTCTTCATTCTTCCTCTGGAGGTCGACAATAACTGAATTCAAGAACTCAACCTGCAGGGAAAACAAACCCGGAGCATCATTTCTGCctcatgtaaaacaaaaccagaacaagTCTTCTTACCAGGATTTCTGTAGGCTTCAGTAACAtgaatttaacatgttttaaatccattttaagACCATTATTAGTTACATTTGAAACTCAATCACATGAGAAAGACTTAACAGCTTAAGCAACTCGAGTTCTTATGAGACTTAACCTGTTTTTAGACAAAACTTTGACTATGGAGGAAATTGTACATTTAATAAAGAGGTGGTAGATAAAAAGATGTATATCTGAATGTGAACAATAGTTTATTATaatttgaagtcattttaaagttatatttttatatttctattccTGCCACCAACTATATGTACTGTTAATTTATCACGTAGATCAGGGATGTCAAACTTTAATGTTGGTCCACGAGAAGATcaggaatattttaaaagactGATTATGAGAGAAACATTTGATTAAACTATCCACTagcaaactgttaaaatattgataaacaGTCGTCTCATGGGTTTGAGAActtcttgaaattaaataacataaaaaatcttTTGACCTGGATGCAAGATGGCAGAATACAGATTTGATTAATAAACTAATATCTAAGCACAGAGCTGTAATGTTGAGGGCTCTATTTCTAGAGActggagggccacataaaacCTTCTGGCGGGCCTCGGGTTTGACACGGGCCGTAGATTTTACCACTGCCTCAGTTCATACACCCAGGCTTAAACATGAACCAAAAACAGATTCTGTTTATATTAActcttttctttctacttcattcatttttcatttaaggaTGCATTATGAATGTAGCGTTGATTAACTGGAACACTGATCGGTATATTTGCTTAATTATGGTAGtggacaaaatgtaaagttcatTGCTTGCTTCATGGCGACTATCATGTTTTTATGGCGTAACAAACTTTGAactgccatgttgctgaaatgggctgtacaaaaaaaacttgaatagtAAATGTGAGCATTTTGATTCTGAATCAACAAaaggttactttttttttttttttttttaacaaaaccaaGCTTCCAGCAGTAACGGCTATTCGCTTTTCACTGTTTCACAATGAATCTGAACTTAGTTGTAGCATCTTGTCGattttatcaaacaaaaaacacccacaTTCATTCAGAATTGCATAGATATCTGGAATATTAGCTGTGTCACCATATTCCCTCTAATGATCAAGGTGGTGATTTTCTGCTTTGAGTTGTCAGCTTAAGATAAATCAACGCTTGCACTGAGTCACTGGGAGTGTAAGAAAAATGTCCCAGTCTGAGTGTTTCTGATCTGATATCTATGGTTCCCTTTCAATCATCAGATGTCTTTACTTGGGATGTGATTAGAGTCGACTTAAGCACTGATGAAACAAGCGTGATCAATCTTTAGGTGACACAACATAACTGAATTGTGGTTTAAGTGAATGAAAGCCACTGAGAAGCATGCACAGATGGAGATGATGAGAAACTTGAACAAACCGCTTCCTGATGGAGGTGTAGCAATGCCAACATCAGACAAAGCACAGCAGAGGcgaatttaaagagaaaaagatgagaaaaaaaatgtcagaatcgACAGCGGCCCCACACTCTGACAGATATCACACTTACGTCATCGCAGACACAGATAGTTCAGGATGACTTAGGACGATAAACGGATGAGGGGAGGGGACATGCTGATGAAGTGAGGCTACGGGACGTTTATGCAGAATTAATCTGTGGAAACTTAGATGATCACGTCAGACGATCTACAGCTCTgtctaaataaatcagaatactgaaaagtgaatttattatttCAGGAAGTAAATTGAAAACTTAAACTGATTCATTACCCAGAATGCTAAAGTtcaagtatttatttctgtgaattttgATGATTCTGGCTTACAGCGAATGAAAACCCAAAAGTCAGTTTCTTTGTGCACAATCTTGGCCAATAAAGCTCATTGTGACGTTGTTGCTGTGCTGGTCTGGCCTGGAAACACTTCTGCCTTGAACCCCACACAGAACATTTATGGGATGTggtgaagaggaagatgagacgGACCAGAGAATCATGCAGACAAACTAAAGACCACTACTGAAGCACCTTGAGGCTACCCAAGCAGAGCTACAAGGCAGATCCCATTCATGCCGTATTAATGCAGTAACTCATGCAAAAGGAGATCCAAACAAGTGTTGAGTGTCTATGCTACACAACAGAAAGTGACATTTGGGTTTTCTTTAAGTCAGTCATTATCCTGCTCGTTTCAGGTCCTTCCCTGGTTGAACAGAGAGGACTTGCTGAAGAGGTAACTCAGTCATTTTAATCAGCTGCGCTCAGGGACACATGTAAAACCTGCAGGACCTGGCGGACTCTGATGTGACACTCCTAATCCAAATTATTGACTGGACAATGTAATGCTTCAAATATATCCCTGTGTGTGTAATGACTGTCTACAAATTAGAATATGCTTGAACGTTATTTTACAGACATGCccttatgaaactttaaacattttattgaggTACCAGTTCTCACTAAGCTATAAAGACTGAAGCAGAATGAATTAGTATTTAAGAAGTTAGTACACACTGATGCCCCATACTTAAGTCTTATGTTAATTGGAATGTGGTTACTATAAGAAAACTCAGGGGAAAAAACAGGAGGAAGGTTCTTTTATTCAGGATTAGTGAGACTGCCAGACCTGACTCTCTGCAGTCTCCTTATCTTCTCTCAGTTGGTCCAAAACAGCATCTCCTGAAAACAGAAGGAAATCAGAGCGATGTCTTTTCCagctcaaaataataaatgaatgaaatcacTGAGCTGGAAGTCATGTTGGCTTTGGTTGTTTGTAATGCCGCCGTACCTGAGGTCAGGCTGATATCAGGCCTGACAGCGAGGTCCTTCTCCAGTCTCTTTACGTGATCCTGTAGATTAGCTTTATCCTGTTCCAAAGTCTCGATTGTATTCTGGAGCGTCTTTATTGAGGCACTTTCTTCCCGCACTGCAACCaactgtaaagaaaacaatataatttaacacacacacactggacaAATGTTACCATCAATCCATCAACCAAATTTCACTTTCAGATGAGAAGGagctgcagacaaaaaaaagaataagacaATGAATAATAATGCTGTCTATGATTCAATAAAGCCATCATTTATGGAGTTCATATACGAGATGTTAATCTCCAAGCGAAAGTTTAAAGGAGCTTttagagaaaagaaacattacagATGTAAATCTGATTCTGCGAAGATGATAAGACGTGTCAGTTTGTCAGCACCGACAGAGATTTCCAGATAATCATCTTCAAAGTCATGAGGAGGAGGAttgtaaacacataaaaatgaaagcagGTCATTATTTGACCCAGAAGTGACATCCTGTCAGAAGTGTCTCTTGAAGGGCTGGTAGGTATGGTTTGTGCTGCAAAAAGGAAATGATgctaaaaactacatttaggatttaacaGATTGTTAAAGCAGGCCttgataaatgtcaaaaatactCCTTTGCTTCATTTAGATTTTACCAGGTAAAACCAGATGTaagataaagtaaaatgtcagattttttcctTACCTCACTCTTCAGTTTCTCCACCTGCTGGTCCTTTTCTGCAACTAAGGCACTGTTTTTATGAATGGACTGCTGGAGGGCGACCTTCTCTCTACTCAGCTGCTCCTTCAGAGCGTTTTCACTGTTAAACAGAGTATCAGCTAAatgtcagaaacaaaaactctgcttagtattcatttttaaactacCTTCAATGTGAGTTCATGGCAAATACTTCAATAACaaacaagctttaaaaatgGAGACCTTCAAAGACAAAATACGCAAGGATGGAGACGGACAaggaagcaaagaagaaaagcaagcaAAGCAGGCAAGACACATGACAGAATATAGGTAGGACTTGAGGAAGAAAGGATGGACAGAAAGGAGAAAGATACAGCACAAGGATGGAAGAAAGGACAAGACAAGACATCCCTGTGTCTTGTCTTGTGGGAAGGACAGACTGAGGAAGAGGCAAGGAAGGCAGGAAGGGAAAGAAGGACGCACAACAGAGGAACAACAAGCAGACACAGAAAACGGAgatgaaggaggaagagaaaacacAAGGAAGAAAAGGATAACATTTAGAAATGGAAATGAGAACGAAGCCTGGTAATCTGAAAATTTCCCACACTCTAATCCATAGTTCTTTTCAAACACTCCCAGATTGGAGAGAACCGTGAAAATATGTTCAGTGCATAGAGAAACTCCtccaatttcaaaacaaatattactCAGCCACGACTTTGGcataaaacagatatttaacaaatctgaaaaaatgttttgtatttctgaatttaataatgaattttatAACAAAGAATGAGACACAGAGCACGTCTGCCAGGCAGCTGTGGTCAAACATGCCAATAGACTTATGAGATGACTGCAGTCAAGTGATGATGTCAGAAAGCATCAAGTACCTGAAGATGTTATTTGGCAGGCTTTGAAGGAAAAGAAGTGTGATAAATCAGCCATTTATTCAAGAACAATATACATTATTAAATGCCAACTCTCATGGAACCATGcgagtttaaaaaataaaataaaaaactcttaAAAGATAGAATATTGAATAATTGTGTGATTATCTGACAATGCTGGAGTGATAAAAACATGATTAGTTTACCTTTGTTTCAACTCTTCCGACTCTTTCTTGAGTTTTGAGTGCTCATCAGTTagctttggggaaaaaaaagattgaagtTTAAAAACGCTTAGTTGACTTCAATTGTTACTTATAAATGCAGtacaacaacaatattaatgtcaGTACCAATGACCCTCACCAGATCTCCCTGGgctctgtgtttgtttgccAGCTCCTGAGACAgccttttgttttcctcttgaaGCATCTGCAGAGTCTGCGACGTCTCAGATGCTGCTTCTTTAAGCTCCTCActtatgaaacataaaatgatgaaattaCCCAACTGACAGGCTGACAATATATGTTCAAACCATAAATAATGTGGTAAAGTACGATGgatttaaaataacttctaGCTTGGAAAATTCACACAATCCAAGATGAGTGTACTCACACTTCCTGGCAAAGACtcttcagcctctgtgtttctgtgcaaaGCTGCTCTTTGGATGTGTTCAGGTCTTCTTGATACTTTAAATTCCCTTTCCTCAGTGTGTccagctaaaacaaacaaaaaaaagatatgtaAATAACAAGAAATCTAAAGCTAAAAGatcatttcactgaactctTCCTCATGCTGCCCGTCTCTGTTGAGTCCCCATCTCAATGTGGTGGAGTTTTTCAGTCCTTATGATCCTGAGGGCCAAGTTGCTCAGAGCTTTGGCTCCTGTTTTAATCTCCCACGGCAACTGGGTCATACTATGAGTGGTTCAGTAGTTCAGACGAAAGGGCGAGTCAAACCTCGCCTGGATGTGGAGGACCGGAGCTCCTCCCTTGATCCAGGCCAGGTGGAGGAGATCACCAACCAACAAGCTCCTGGTGGTAGTGTCTGGTTCCTCGGGCTCGGTCAGATTCAGCCAGAAGAAATTACTGGAAGCCCGGGTTGTGGGGCCTCGCCATGTGCAGGACGGCGATCAGGTGTTGCACCCCAACTCCTGGTGACAACTTATATTTGGGTACAGAGAATGTCGCCTCACTGGCAGGTAGGGAGCTGGTGCTTTTGTGGCTTTTGTCTCGACAGTGGAAGGGCTAATCAGATCTTTATCCTTAGAGAATTGCCTCAGGGGCCATGGTAGTTCACTTCTTCAGTCAACATGTGTTTTATGGATCTGGAAAAAGTTTAGGAACATGTCCCAAAGGTATTCTGTTTGTCTCCAGAGTTGGACTCTGTCAGGACTGCCTCCTCTCACTGATCCAGTTTGTGGTGTTCATGGACAATAACTTAAGTTTTGGTATTGAAAATAAGAGAGTCGGGGTTGGAAAGCTCAAGATTATTGTTTGTTGCAGATGATGTTGGGTTTTTCAAGCCATTACCTTCAGCATGCACTGGTGTGGTTTGCAGTCGAGTGTCGAGCAGCTGGGATGACAGTCAGCTCCTCCAAGTCTAATGGTTCTTAACCAGAAAGAGATTGATGCTCTCTCTCTGAGGTGTGATTAAAGTAAATTTCAAAAATTTTCTTTCACCTTAGAATGGTGATTACAAACATTTACTATTAAGCATAGTCAGCATAATACTTGTATGTGTGCTGCACTTGATGTATACAAACCAGCTGTGGATTCTGACACAAAATACATTCAGCAACAGTTGAAAAAACTTCTAAGGATTTTTATccgaaaataaaaaaaatgtattacctcaaaaatctaaaattaagtTTTAGACATTTAGAAAGTTTCAAAGGACCTGTGAAAACTCAGATTAAAAAAGCAAGTTCACCTCTGAAATATTGCATCGCTGACGTTCCTTCTGACCCTACCAGTCTCTCACCTGAGTCTGAGTTTCGTCCTTGGAGCGCTGCAGTGCTTCCACCAATGACTGAGCTTCgtttttttccttcagcaaAGCCTCTTTCTCCTTTACGAGCTGCTCTAGAGCGTCAGCGGCGTTACCAGAAGCCTAAGTAGTGCAGGATTAAGACACTTAGTGAGATGagcaactttaaataaaaccagcaaGCTGACATTAAAGCTATAGAATCTCATTATTGTGTGATCTGAGTTGAAAATCATATACAAGTGCATATTTTTATAatacaattatttcaatttaataagTAAATGAACAACATGCTTTTCTATTGAGACACTTTATCACTGATTAACAGACTGACACATTCTGACACGTATTAGAACgttgtatttttcaaaactcTTGTTGACAATTACCACCACAATTACTGCAAACTGTGGCCTCAGAACGGAGACTGAAAAAATGTACGAATACTTCCTGCTGTCAAAGGAAGCATTAGACCAGCCTCATTGgattaatacatttaataaactgCATCAAATGGTTGCATGGCTGCAACAAGGTGTTCAAAGTCCAACTAAAATTAAATGAGCCCACTATTAGCTCACGTTATAAGGCCACAGGCAAAAGCTGGGAGCTAAGGGTAGTAAACAGAGGTTAGTAAATGGAGGATGAAAGTTAAGGCGTGAAATTAAAAAGGGAGACAAACTAACAAGCATGCAATGTGAAGGTGGCAAAGCCCCAGCACCACTAGAATTAGTACTGGAGGAAAAATACCTCAAGCTGCTTAGAAATAGCGTTATTTAGCTGCAACTCGAGCGCCCTGACTTGCTGGACGGCTTCATCCCTCTCAGCCTGCAGGGTGTCCTTCTGAGCCGACAGCTGAGTAACGCTGGAGGATATTTCTTCTTTCACCACAGCAGACGCAGACACCTCCTCGAGAGCACTCTTGTactgtttttcaaagttttctttcaCAATCTTTTGGGCCTGGAGTTCAGCCTGCAgctgtttgttgcttgtttgcAAACACTCCACCTTTTGAAGAAGCTCCGACTGTTCAGCGAGTAATGTTTCTTTTATGGCGCAAAGCGAAGATGTTTCCTGCTTCAGTTCAGACTGACTAGCCAAAAGCTTTTCCTTCACTGATGTCAATAGAGTCATCTGTTTGTCCATTTCCTCAAGCCTAGTTGACAGTTGTTCCCTATCTTGGCCCAATTGATGGTTTTCTTGCTTTTGCTGCTTCAATTGTCCTTTCAGAGAttccatttctgctttaaaagaCTTATTTTGTTCATCAGCATTCTTGCGGTGAAAAGATATATTATCGTTTTCCTGCATTACTTTGGACAAAGTGTTCTGAAGTTCCTCAATTTGCTTAGACAAACCATCTTTGTCAGCTTTTGCTTTAGTGATTTCACAGTTTTCAGCTTGTAGAGTCGTCTCAAGCAGATCCTTCGCCTCCGACAGAGAtgttatctgtttttttaactcCTGGACTTCCTGCAGCAGAACTTGGTTCTCCTCCTGGAAAGAATGGACTTTCTGCTCAGCTTCGGTCTGCAGAGactgaagatgatgatgatcattTTTAAGGTTATCTACCTGTTGAGAAAGCTCTAAGTTGGACTTCTCAAACTCTGCTTTTACTTTATTATGATCAACAACGAGTTCAATTTTGGTCTTTTCCAGAATTTCAATATCAGAGCAATACTTCTGCAGTTTATTCTGTAGGTCAGTCTTTTCTCGCTCCAGAGTGGTGATCTTGGCTTCCAGCTCATCTTTTTGATGCTTAGTTTCTTCAAGCTTTTTTTCCACATGACTCTTCTGTTGAAGAAGATCAGCATTGGTTCTGCTATAACCATCTAACTGGCCCCGAGTTGTGCGATTATCACCAGCGAGCTTCTCACGCTCCACAGAAAGAGTGTCCTTCTCAGATAAAGCCTTGGTATACTTTCCTTCCAACtctcccttctcctcctccaaaCGCTCAAAATCCATCTTCTGCTGCTCAAGAGCTGAATCCAGGCTCATCTTTTCTTTACGCAAGTCATGAAGTGTCATCTCCATTTCGGAGTTCTGTAGACGCAATGCTTGTTTCTCCTGCTCAAAAGATGATAACGCCGCATTATATTTTTCATGAGAAAGGGACAACTGTTCCGTCAGGACATGGAGCTTCTCCTTCAGCTCTTGCAGCTCTCTGAAAAGGTCGTCTTTCTCACCAGACACTTTCCTCTGGAATGCAAGCAGGTCTTCTTTTTCCTGCAACAAGGTAAGCCTTTCAGAATCTGTCACTTGACTGTTTGTCTTAAATTCTTCAAGCATCTGGGCCAAGCTGGCTTTAGAGGCTTTAAGCTCTTCACATTCACGAATTTGACTCTCCAAGTCTCTCTTGGTTTGGCAGAGTTTGTTTTGGAGTTCCTCCTTCTCCATCTCTTGGTTCTTTTTCTCCAAAGCAGCAGCACCGACTTCAGACGACAACTCTGCTTTCTCATTCGTCAGGGTTTCTACCAGAGTCTGGAGCTGCACATTCTTCATCTTAagatcttctttttttaaattcaatgacTTCACTTTTTCCTGCAGCTCAGCATTTTTAGCGTCAAGAGACTTCCGAGCATTTTTGGCAGAATCACGTTCTAATATCAGATCGTCTCTTTCACTGGTGAATTTTGACTCAGTTTCCTTGAGGTCCTCCTCCAGCCGGCTCTTCtctttgcaaacattttcataatcCTCAAGCAGCTGCTTCTTTTTAGACTCAGTTTGCTGGATGTCCAACTGATTCTTTAAGACAGAGTCATTCATCTCAGCATTTTCTCTTTGAAGCTCCTTAATTTGAGTCAAATATTCACCTTTACCACGATGCAGTTCTTTGTTTTCGGTCTCTGCTTCCTGCAGCAGGTGTTTGAGATTCTCCAGTTCCTTCTTCAGTGAAGTCCTCTCTTCATCTAAATGTTTGGTATTGGTCTGTAATTCCTCTTGAAGTTTTGAGAGTTTATCATTAGTTGCCAGCAGCTCTTCATTCTGCACTGAAACCTCCTTGCAACTAATCTCAGTGACAGAAAGTTTATTTTGCATCTCAGAAAGCTGCCTCTCCAGATTGCCTTTCTCAGCTTTATGATCTTCACTTTgcttaaacatgttttccagaTCAAGACTCTGTTTATCCagtttttttgacatattgtCAACATCACGCTTGTAGGTGTCAAGCTCAGCAGAAAGCcgctggaaaaataaaaggtgaaaaaaggGGATATACACACAGGGCAATgcatgaataaatacaaaataaaccatCTAGTTATGGATACAAGTGATAtgcaaatggaaaggttaagcCTCAGAAgcataaaaatcagaaagagGGTCACACCAAAGCTTTCAACCAAAAACTGCGGAGGCAGAAAATTTTCACATCGACTAAGAAACCTTTTCGATAACAATGGCATTAACACAAATAAAGGTAATTAATAACATAAAGGGCGTGTAGATTCCCATGGTGTTTACCACTAATGGCAGCATGAATATAATGCACTTATACAGTAttagaacagaaaataatttgagtAACGCTacactttttttctattaagtAAACTAAATTGCCAAATTTCTGTAATTCTTGTCTCTTAAATGTCTAATAATGCCATTATAGACCAGTCTATTAATTATCAAGCTTTAGGTTTTTGTTCAAACCCACataagagaaaatatttgattgaCATGAAGAGAAATGCTGCGCCATTTCTCTTCTCGCCATGAAGAGAAATGGCCATGAAGTAAATGAACATAAATTTAAATCCAAGTCTGCCagtggtatgaataattttgcacacAAGGGAAAATTTTCCACAGAAAAAGCAGGGCAAAAGGAATCCCAAAAATAATCCCttcacaaaaagtaaataagcaCCCCTGTAACTTACAGTTGACTCGTCCTTTTAAAGCCCACTCCCTCACATGCAAGAGACTTGGGAAGCTCAgtgtaaagatttattttgtggtttgtcAACAGGTTGGTGCTGTAATGGTGTGGGGTATATTTTGTTCTTGTGCTTTTAGCCCCACGGCACCAACTGGGCGTTGTGTTATCACCACAGTCTGCCTGAGTCATTCACTGGAGGGTCCTGATATGTTAATATTGACTAACATCTAAAAGCTTGCTGAATCTGTGCCGTTATGAATTATGGTAGTTCTGAAGGTCAAAAGGGTTCCAGCCAACTACTAACATGGTGCCTCCAAGTGGAAATGAGTGGTAGGTGTTATAGCTTACTGAGTCGAGagtaatgcaaaaaaataaattaataaataataatgctgGTGCTGCTTTGAAATGTTTAGTGGTGATAATggtaatgaaaacatgatggGCAACAATGAACACATTCACAGTgtaagtgtaaaaaaataaaaaaacagtctcctgcttttggttttcttttaaattggtataattttttttttcttttgacaaaaaaaatagataaaactaTTAAACATAATAcactattttattaaagttgagTCATTCTACCCTCTGcctggtatttttttttatttttactaatcaTTACCATTAAGgtaaatgagtttaaaaaatataatagtgcaaaaataacaaaattgcatttaaaCCAAATTGATGCTTTTTAAAGCTGCGTTCACATTATGCTttggtgtttaaaaataaaagatatatttaatatttacaaataatatgCCATTTTAGACTTTgttaaacatttagattttcacAAATGTTCCTTACAAGTTATAAATACCATAAACCTTGCTAATCTTTAAACACGGTGCCAGTGAATctcttaaaacatatttactccTCTGACATACTTCTGAAGCAGTGCTTACCTGGGCCTGTTCTTTGTATGTCTGCAGCTCAGACACAGTTTTCTCCAGCTCTCGAGTTTTGTCCTTGGAGGAGGAAAGCTCCATCTTCAACTGACCAAATTGTGTTTGCAGAATCTCGAATTCCTTCAAATGGAGCTTGGAGGCCTCAGAGAGGGATTTCTCATGTGAGGCCTTCAAATCCTCAACCTGACTCTTACTTTGTTTAAGAGCGTTTTCctagcaaaagaaaaacccacaaagtaaaacaaatcttCACATTTATTGCCTCTAACTAGATCTAACACATACCCTGCAGTCCTGAAATGTTTTGACAGGGTGATTGTACATTTCTGAAGCATTACTTTAGAAGTTAAAGGAACTGGCGTTAGTTATCAAGTCAAATCACAGAAAATACTGAGAAGTGGAAGTATTTAAATGGATTAGTAGCATAAAACAGAATATGTTCAAATACTTGTTACATTCCTGAAATACTAACCAAGGTAATTATCTTCTCCTGAAGAGCACTGGTTTCATGCCCTTTGCTGGACTGCTCTTTCTGGAGCTTTTCTTCCAAAACtgccattttctc
This window encodes:
- the clip1a gene encoding CAP-Gly domain-containing linker protein 1 isoform X3, producing the protein MSTAKPTGIKAPTKIARPPGTGAPKTNPPTAKPGVADKAAVGDGKNAEDEFQIGERVWVNGNKPGYIQFLGDTQFAPGKWAGIVLDEPIGKNDGSVAGVRYFQCEALRGIFTRPSKLSRTEGDANGTQTAPQSRAPSPAPSVGSVASQTPAAKSTLPSSATTAKKASSAAPATAEPSNLAKTNSGSVSNLSESGSVKKGERELKMGDRVLVGGTKAGVVRFLGETDFAKGEWCGVELDEPLGKNDGAVAGTRYFQCQPKYGLFAPVHKVSRIGFPSTTPAKAKTTARKVVTTPAGLKKSPSSSSVSTMSSVASSVSTKPSRTGLLTETSSRYNRKISGTTALQEALKEKQQHIEQLMGERDMERAEVAKANSHVGEMEQEISLLREDQEQMESKMDQLRSLVEAADKEKVELLNQLEEERRKVEDLQFRVEEACITKGDLETQTRLEHAHIKELEQNLLFEKTKAEKLQRELEDTRVATVSERSRIMELERDLLLRNREVTGLKLRLEMQQNSEDPSGTLSPILEENNSLRDQLSAEEAKHQEEVETYREKLEAQEKIHSEAVAQLQATSVMLSSDKEQLQMRLSQAEKDNVDTVELWRSKMESAMEELKASLSNGADAQIEEFAETKSDLERLKVEHEIALEEAAAKASALTQEMQAQLSSLSEEKERLEESLRSSVEKAEEQHLVEMEDVLGKLHAAETRIKELEEKETRLAQQFQDKDTETKEQQGDMATLRRQLAQSNQECVALKSQLEELQNQGDGNSAKVVELSSQLEGKEQEVVTLQESLTTLQQQRDVMDSEIKSLNLRLRRSTEELNKAVETMRETIENLVKKNEHCTSLANESETLGSQLAVMERKLKSADEKLEQLSKDKSKLENDISDMMKASGDNSVQLTKMNEDLKQKERRLEELQNQMAEEKEKMAVLEEKLQKEQSSKGHETSALQEKIITLENALKQSKSQVEDLKASHEKSLSEASKLHLKEFEILQTQFGQLKMELSSSKDKTRELEKTVSELQTYKEQAQRLSAELDTYKRDVDNMSKKLDKQSLDLENMFKQSEDHKAEKGNLERQLSEMQNKLSVTEISCKEVSVQNEELLATNDKLSKLQEELQTNTKHLDEERTSLKKELENLKHLLQEAETENKELHRGKGEYLTQIKELQRENAEMNDSVLKNQLDIQQTESKKKQLLEDYENVCKEKSRLEEDLKETESKFTSERDDLILERDSAKNARKSLDAKNAELQEKVKSLNLKKEDLKMKNVQLQTLVETLTNEKAELSSEVGAAALEKKNQEMEKEELQNKLCQTKRDLESQIRECEELKASKASLAQMLEEFKTNSQVTDSERLTLLQEKEDLLAFQRKVSGEKDDLFRELQELKEKLHVLTEQLSLSHEKYNAALSSFEQEKQALRLQNSEMEMTLHDLRKEKMSLDSALEQQKMDFERLEEEKGELEGKYTKALSEKDTLSVEREKLAGDNRTTRGQLDGYSRTNADLLQQKSHVEKKLEETKHQKDELEAKITTLEREKTDLQNKLQKYCSDIEILEKTKIELVVDHNKVKAEFEKSNLELSQQVDNLKNDHHHLQSLQTEAEQKVHSFQEENQVLLQEVQELKKQITSLSEAKDLLETTLQAENCEITKAKADKDGLSKQIEELQNTLSKVMQENDNISFHRKNADEQNKSFKAEMESLKGQLKQQKQENHQLGQDREQLSTRLEEMDKQMTLLTSVKEKLLASQSELKQETSSLCAIKETLLAEQSELLQKVECLQTSNKQLQAELQAQKIVKENFEKQYKSALEEVSASAVVKEEISSSVTQLSAQKDTLQAERDEAVQQVRALELQLNNAISKQLEASGNAADALEQLVKEKEALLKEKNEAQSLVEALQRSKDETQTQLDTLRKGNLKYQEDLNTSKEQLCTETQRLKSLCQEVEELKEAASETSQTLQMLQEENKRLSQELANKHRAQGDLLTDEHSKLKKESEELKQSENALKEQLSREKVALQQSIHKNSALVAEKDQQVEKLKSELVAVREESASIKTLQNTIETLEQDKANLQDHVKRLEKDLAVRPDISLTSGDAVLDQLREDKETAESQEAVEFLNSVIVDLQRKNEELKDKLEKMAATALNGNSPSELDNNYDKQPEKKKPPPRKFCDICDCFDLHETEDCPLQEQMPDSPPHTTYHGSKGEERPYCDTCEVFGHWTESCTDDQTF